In one window of Streptomyces roseofulvus DNA:
- a CDS encoding DedA family protein: MTPFPTALAQEPAGGIAGWAAGLVDALGGPGAGAAIALENLFPPLPSEVILPLTGFAAGQGVLSLASALFWTTLGSVVGALALYGIGALFGRDRMYALWGRLPLVKVADLERTEAWFRRHGTKAVLLGRMVPIFRSLISVPAGVERMPVPLFLLLTTVGSLVWNSVLVLAGYALGDRWELVESYVGVASKAVVVLVLAAAATWLTVRLRGRGAEPRHRRA, translated from the coding sequence ATGACGCCGTTCCCGACCGCTCTCGCCCAGGAGCCCGCCGGCGGCATCGCCGGCTGGGCCGCCGGCCTCGTCGACGCGCTCGGCGGGCCGGGCGCCGGGGCCGCCATCGCGCTGGAGAACCTCTTCCCGCCGCTGCCGAGCGAGGTGATCCTGCCGCTGACCGGCTTCGCCGCCGGACAGGGCGTGCTGAGCCTCGCCTCGGCCCTGTTCTGGACGACGCTCGGCTCGGTGGTGGGCGCGCTGGCCCTGTACGGGATCGGCGCGCTCTTCGGCCGGGACCGGATGTACGCGCTGTGGGGGCGGCTGCCGCTGGTGAAGGTCGCGGACCTGGAGCGGACCGAGGCGTGGTTCCGGCGGCACGGCACCAAGGCGGTCCTGCTGGGCCGGATGGTGCCGATCTTCCGCAGCCTGATCTCGGTGCCCGCCGGGGTGGAGCGGATGCCGGTGCCGCTCTTCCTCCTCCTCACCACCGTGGGCAGCCTCGTGTGGAACAGCGTCCTGGTCCTCGCCGGCTACGCCCTCGGCGACCGCTGGGAGCTGGTCGAGTCGTACGTGGGGGTGGCCTCGAAGGCCGTCGTCGTCCTGGTCCTCGCGGCGGCCGCGACCTGGCTGACCGTACGCCTCCGGGGGCGCGGGGCGGAGCCCCGTCACCGGCGCGCCTAG
- a CDS encoding cysteine hydrolase family protein, producing MSLSPSTPLRSLSGLSDEPARLSEAVLVLIDLQNTYRSGVMALEGAEEAVAEAARLLARARAAGTPVVHVQHDSGEGSPYDLTAHVGAISDEVAPAEGEPVVVKNFPNAFHATDLEKVLTGLGFAAGSGKDLVLAGFMTHMCVNYTAQAAFNLGYRPTVVAEATATRALTAPDGTVVPAAELKRAALTGLTDVFAVVVPTAADLPA from the coding sequence ATGTCCCTCTCTCCCTCCACCCCCCTGCGCTCCCTCTCCGGTCTGTCCGACGAGCCGGCCCGGCTCTCCGAGGCGGTCCTGGTCCTCATCGACCTCCAGAACACCTACCGCTCCGGGGTGATGGCGCTGGAGGGCGCCGAGGAGGCCGTCGCCGAGGCCGCGCGGCTCCTCGCCCGCGCCCGGGCGGCCGGCACCCCGGTCGTCCACGTCCAGCACGACAGCGGCGAGGGCTCCCCGTACGACCTCACCGCCCACGTCGGCGCGATCAGCGACGAGGTGGCCCCGGCCGAGGGCGAGCCGGTCGTGGTGAAGAACTTCCCGAACGCCTTCCACGCCACCGACCTGGAGAAGGTCCTCACCGGCCTCGGCTTCGCGGCGGGCAGCGGGAAGGACCTGGTCCTCGCCGGGTTCATGACCCACATGTGCGTCAACTACACGGCCCAGGCCGCGTTCAACCTCGGCTACCGGCCGACCGTCGTCGCCGAGGCGACCGCGACCCGCGCGCTCACCGCGCCGGACGGCACGGTGGTGCCCGCGGCCGAGCTCAAGCGGGCCGCGCTGACCGGACTGACCGACGTGTTCGCGGTCGTGGTGCCGACGGCCGCGGACCTGCCGGCCTGA
- a CDS encoding response regulator transcription factor: MRVILAEDSTLLREGVARLLAEEGHEVAGAFGDAETLVAEAEALHPDVVVVDIRMPPTHTDEGLRAAVEIRERLPGTGVLVLSQHVERSYAARLLAGGAERVGYLLKDRVAQVEEFLDALERIHAGGAALDPEVVRQLVVRSAHADPLARLTPREREVLQVLAEGYTNAAIARRLHLSLSAVEKHLNAVFDKLELRGTEGHSPRILAVLRYLEA; the protein is encoded by the coding sequence GTGCGTGTGATCCTGGCCGAGGACTCGACCCTGCTGCGGGAGGGGGTCGCCCGTCTGCTCGCGGAGGAGGGGCACGAGGTCGCCGGCGCGTTCGGCGACGCGGAGACGCTGGTCGCCGAGGCGGAGGCGCTCCACCCCGACGTGGTCGTGGTGGACATCCGGATGCCGCCGACGCACACCGACGAGGGCCTGCGGGCGGCCGTCGAGATTCGCGAACGGCTGCCCGGGACGGGCGTCCTGGTGCTGTCGCAGCACGTCGAGCGGAGTTACGCGGCCCGGCTCCTCGCGGGCGGCGCCGAGCGGGTCGGCTATCTGCTGAAGGACCGGGTGGCGCAGGTCGAGGAGTTCCTGGACGCGCTGGAGCGGATCCACGCGGGCGGGGCGGCGCTCGACCCGGAGGTCGTCCGACAGCTCGTGGTCCGCAGCGCGCACGCCGATCCCCTGGCCCGGCTGACCCCGCGCGAGCGGGAGGTGCTCCAGGTGCTGGCGGAGGGATACACGAACGCGGCGATCGCGCGTCGGCTGCACCTGTCGCTGAGCGCGGTGGAGAAGCACCTCAACGCGGTCTTCGACAAGCTGGAGCTGCGCGGGACCGAGGGCCACAGCCCCCGGATCCTCGCGGTCCTGCGGTATCTGGAGGCGTAG
- a CDS encoding sensor histidine kinase, which yields MERDGGGGRFGGRRAAGVVAGCLTAPAGLLYLLVAGVALGGFLLWPRTRAYALDLLGSGARRLVEVERRRRTRFFGDRFPEAYEGRGGGGAVRYLAARSWAGLVCAVVLALLGFGLVLAVLLVGGVVRGAFGPAELLAQLVLGGVLLFLGLQGLFALTALDARLAREHFGPSERELLRRRIDELSVSRAAVVRAVDAERRRIERDLHDGVQQRLVALAMLIGRARRGGARDPERAAELLGQAHREAREVLAELREVAWRAYPSALDSLGLEEALGGVAQRCALPLRIAYEVAGPLPRPVETAAYFVVSEAVTNAAKHADATAVSVRVTGAPGGPLTVRIEDDGRGGADPAGGGLTGLRGRVAALDGVLRIDSPLGGPTTIVAELPCV from the coding sequence GTGGAACGGGACGGTGGCGGGGGGCGGTTCGGGGGGCGCCGGGCGGCGGGGGTGGTGGCCGGGTGTCTGACCGCGCCGGCCGGGCTGCTGTACCTCCTGGTGGCCGGGGTCGCGCTCGGCGGCTTCCTGTTGTGGCCGCGGACGCGGGCGTACGCCCTGGACCTCCTCGGCTCCGGCGCCCGGCGGCTCGTGGAGGTGGAGCGGAGGCGGCGGACCCGCTTCTTCGGCGACCGGTTCCCCGAGGCGTACGAAGGACGGGGCGGGGGCGGCGCCGTCCGCTACCTGGCCGCCCGGTCCTGGGCCGGGCTCGTCTGCGCGGTCGTGCTGGCGCTGCTCGGCTTCGGCCTGGTGCTCGCGGTGCTGCTGGTCGGCGGTGTGGTGCGCGGGGCCTTCGGACCGGCTGAGCTGCTGGCGCAGCTCGTCCTCGGGGGCGTCCTGCTCTTCCTCGGCCTCCAGGGCCTGTTCGCGCTGACCGCGCTCGACGCCCGGCTGGCGCGGGAGCACTTCGGGCCCTCGGAGCGGGAGCTGCTGCGGCGCCGGATCGACGAGCTGTCGGTCAGCCGGGCGGCCGTCGTGCGGGCCGTGGACGCGGAGCGGCGGCGGATCGAGCGGGACCTGCACGACGGGGTGCAGCAGCGGCTCGTGGCGCTCGCCATGCTGATCGGGCGGGCCCGCCGGGGCGGCGCGCGGGACCCGGAGCGGGCGGCCGAGCTGCTGGGGCAGGCGCACCGGGAGGCCCGGGAGGTGCTGGCCGAACTCCGCGAGGTGGCCTGGCGGGCGTACCCGTCGGCGCTGGACAGCCTCGGCCTGGAGGAGGCGCTCGGCGGGGTGGCGCAGCGGTGCGCGCTGCCGCTGCGGATCGCCTACGAGGTGGCGGGGCCGCTCCCCCGCCCGGTGGAGACGGCCGCGTACTTCGTCGTCTCCGAGGCCGTCACCAACGCGGCCAAGCACGCGGACGCCACGGCCGTCTCGGTACGGGTCACCGGGGCGCCCGGCGGCCCGCTCACCGTACGGATCGAGGACGACGGCCGGGGCGGCGCGGATCCGGCGGGCGGCGGCCTGACCGGGCTGCGCGGGCGGGTCGCCGCGCTCGACGGCGTCCTGCGGATCGACAGCCCCCTCGGGGGACCCACCACCATCGTCGCGGAGCTGCCGTGCGTGTGA